A genome region from Arachis duranensis cultivar V14167 chromosome 8, aradu.V14167.gnm2.J7QH, whole genome shotgun sequence includes the following:
- the LOC107462797 gene encoding naringenin 8-dimethylallyltransferase 2, chloroplastic-like produces the protein MAFGHLVSIPRSTSSVATVGSYGTRALWQSNRNVTKEQSIKTCLQHNISKLHYKGIEGGSTTHHKIHKTSLINARSSAQSHESEPQAHEKSQNDPLESIKRALLIFLKFSRLYVFFGMMIPAGLSSSFLAVDNFSEISPILLVKGILQYMVPFFFTFQFNVGVNQVSDIEIDMINKPDLPLATGEYSFTFGVILVASFLLTSLGLAWMVGSKPLIWSIIVAAGLMAAYSINLPLLRWKRSTILTVLSNAMSMMASFHIGPFLHMKTFVLKKAATFSRSMLLSCFVVGCLYTVISISKDLADVEGDKAAGLKTLAIRLGVKQVFWLCISLIQMAYGIAITMGALSPVLWSKIVTVLTHVIMLLYVWNHAVNSVDLSSKDSLQSFHMFMFKLVTVECVLVLFVR, from the exons TTTGGTCTCAATTCCCAGATCAACTTCTTCCGTCGCCACTGTTG GTTCTTATGGAACAAGAGCTTTATGGCAGAGTAACAGGAATGTCACAAAAGAGCAGAGTATCAAGACATGTTTGCAGCACAATATTTCAAAGCTCCATTATAAAGGCATTGAAGGAGGATCTACaactcatcataaaattcacaaAACATCGTTAATAAATGCAAGATCTTCTGCACAATCACATGAATCTGAACCACAAGCTCATGAAAAATCACAAAACGACCCTCTAGAGTCTATTAAAAGGGCACTGCTTATTTTTCTCAAGTTTAGTAGACTTTATGTATTTTTTGGCATGATG ATACCAGCAGGACTTTCTTCGTCATTTCTTGCTGTGGATAATTTTTCAGAAATATCTCCAATATTACTTGTAAAAGGAATCTTACAG TATATGGTACCTTTCTTCTTCACGTTTCAATTTAATGTGGGAGTGAATCAAGTATCTGACATTGAAATAGACATG atTAATAAACCAGATCTTCCTTTGGCAACTGGAGAATATTCCTTCACATTTGGAGTTATACTTGTGGCATCATTCCTACTTACG AGTCTTGGACTTGCATGGATGGTAGGATCAAAGCCATTAATTTGGAGTATTATTGTTGCTGCAGGCCTAATGGCTGCATATTCAATTAAT TTGCCTTTATTAAGATGGAAGAGATCTACAATTCTCACAGTACTATCTAATGCAATGTCTATGATGGCATCATTTCATATAGGACCTTTTCTGCACATGAAG ACCTTTGTGCTCAAAAAGGCAGCTACATTTTCAAGATCTATGCTTCTTAGTTGTTTCGTCGTAGGTTGTCTCTACACAGTAATATCAATATCAAAG GATTTAGCGGATGTTGAAGGAGACAAGGCAGCAGGCTTGAAAACTTTGGCAATACGCTTGGGTGTTAAGCag GTATTCTGGTTATGTATATCACTTATTCAAATGGCTTATGGAATTGCTATTACAATGGGAGCATTATCTCCTGTTTTATGGAGCAAAATTGTTACG GTTCTGACACATGTCATCATGCTTTTATACGTTTGGAATCACGCTGTTAATTCAGTAGATTTATCAAGCAAAGATTCGTTACAATCCTTTCATATGTTTATGTTTAAG CTTGTAACTGTGGAATGTGTCCTTGTACTATTTGTTCGTTGA